One Lysinibacillus sp. OF-1 DNA segment encodes these proteins:
- a CDS encoding MetQ/NlpA family ABC transporter substrate-binding protein, producing the protein MKKKNKFLVGFASLTLAAALAGCGSKEESKGQAEAINENKIVVGVTSGPHEQIAEVAAKVAKENGLEVELKSFSDYVLPNTSLSEGDLDANSYQHEPFLDTFNKDHDTDLVTVGKTILNPMGIYSEKYKSFDDIPDGATFGLPNDPTNGARALFVLQEAGYIKLKDGADLTASIRDVEENKKNLKFIELEAAQIPKQLSEVDVAAINTNFALEAGINPKDDAILLESTDSPYVNYIVVRAENENDPTIKKFVEAYQSDEVRQFIEEEFKGSVIPSW; encoded by the coding sequence ATGAAAAAGAAAAATAAATTTTTAGTAGGTTTTGCAAGTCTTACATTAGCAGCAGCTCTAGCAGGTTGTGGCTCTAAAGAAGAGAGTAAAGGTCAAGCTGAAGCAATTAATGAAAATAAAATCGTCGTAGGTGTCACGTCTGGTCCACACGAACAAATCGCAGAAGTTGCAGCGAAAGTAGCCAAAGAAAATGGGCTAGAAGTAGAGCTTAAATCATTTTCTGATTATGTTTTACCTAATACATCCTTATCTGAAGGTGATCTTGATGCGAATAGCTATCAACACGAGCCTTTCCTCGATACGTTTAATAAAGATCATGATACAGATTTAGTAACAGTAGGCAAAACGATTTTAAATCCAATGGGTATTTACTCTGAAAAATATAAATCCTTTGATGACATTCCGGATGGTGCAACATTTGGTTTACCAAATGACCCAACAAATGGTGCTCGTGCCCTCTTTGTTTTACAGGAAGCAGGCTATATAAAATTAAAAGATGGGGCAGATTTAACAGCCTCTATCCGTGATGTAGAAGAAAACAAAAAGAATTTAAAATTCATCGAATTAGAGGCAGCTCAAATTCCTAAGCAGCTTAGTGAAGTAGATGTAGCAGCTATTAATACAAACTTCGCATTGGAAGCTGGCATTAATCCTAAAGATGACGCTATTCTTTTAGAATCTACTGACTCTCCATATGTGAACTATATTGTGGTACGTGCAGAAAATGAAAATGACCCAACAATTAAAAAGTTCGTTGAGGCTTACCAATCTGATGAAGTACGTCAATTCATTGAAGAAGAATTCAAAGGTTCAGTAATCCCTAGCTGGTAA